In Juglans regia cultivar Chandler chromosome 13, Walnut 2.0, whole genome shotgun sequence, the following proteins share a genomic window:
- the LOC109007757 gene encoding eukaryotic translation initiation factor 3 subunit J-like, whose product MEDWEDEQIPPVLAKEQPKNKWDDEDADDNDVKDSWEDDDEPKPAPESKPPAEKAPKKPTVKATEKKGKTVVAVKEEPLDPVAEKLRQQRLVEEADFSSTKELFGKTGDEKTLDNFIPKSESDFLEYAELISHKLRAHEKSYHYIGLLKAVMRLSMTALKAADAKEVSSSVTAITNEKLKAEKEVNAGKKKTGSKKRQIHVEKPDDDLVVTAYDALDDDDFM is encoded by the exons ATGGAGGACTGGG AGGATGAGCAAATTCCACCTGTTCTTGCAAAGGAGCAACCTAAAAACAAATGGGATGATGAAGATGCGGATGACAATGATGTGAAGGATTCATGGGAAGATGACGATGAACCTAAACCG GCACCTGAATCAAAACCTCCTGCTGAAAAGGCCCCAAAGAAACCCACAGTGAAAGCTactgaaaagaaaggaaaaacagttGTAGCAGTAAAGGAAGAGCCACTAGATCCTGTAGCCGAGAAACTTCGCCAACAAAG GCTGGTGGAAGAAGCAGATTTTAGCTCCACTAAGGAACTGTTTGGTAAGACAGGTGATGAGAAGACCCTTGATAATTTTATTCCCAAATCAGAAAGTGATTTCTTGGAATATGCAGAGCTTATTTCACATAAGCTGCGTGCACATGAG AAAAGTTATCATTATATTGGTTTACTCAAAGCTGTAATGAGACTATCGATGACTGCTTTGAAAGCCGCAGATGCAAAAGAAGTTTCATCTTCTGTCACGGCAATTACAAATGAAAAGCTAAAAGCAGAGAAGGAAGTGAATGCTGGTAAAAAAAAGACAG GTTCCAAAAAAAGGCAGATCCATGTTGAAAAGCCAGACGACGATTTAGTTGTTACTGCCTATGATGCTctggatgatgatgatttcaTGTGA